The Silene latifolia isolate original U9 population chromosome Y, ASM4854445v1, whole genome shotgun sequence sequence ggacacatCGTCAGAAAAAGGggcatcgaaattgatcctaccaaaatcaaagctctccagcaaatgcctcggcctaagaacgagacgcagattcggggatttcttggtcaagtccaatacatcagccactTCATAGCCatgctcaccatgatttgcgaaccaatcttcaagaagcttcatgcctccgatcacaccgattgggacgatgattgtcaaaaggcctttgacaggataaaggaaatcctatccaaacctcctgtcctcatgccaccttagCAGAGAATTCTCTtctccctatacctgactgtcactgaCGTAGCCATGGgagtgatgcgtgtcctaaatatgatgttttacaccctattttacacgcattttagagctcaattatgtagtttatgctactattttccctatttccgtatactttcgtgtttttgtttaatattggagaaatgggaagaatgcagcggaaaatgagccgaatccgtccccgagtactaggcataggacctgacgtgaagtaaagactcgggaagtgaacttggtgcgcgtattgaggcccgaaagacaaatttactaggcttttggagcaaagtacctgttgaagcagtcgatcgactggtgcccttagtcgatcgaccagagcaagATTCCTAAAttagatcagaagctactgttcagcgaagcttggtcgatcgactggtcctagtggtcgatcgaccacacaacgACTCTGGCGCAAATTAAAGACGagagttagaagcccaattgtaattaggtttttttTAGAATAAGAGTCACGCTACACTATTATATAACGTGAACCCTTTGTTTCAGAAGGGGCATCGAATTTTTAGGATTCAATACCAACACTACAACAAAAtggcacttgcgccacgaattatgtcACGGGAATTCGTAATTCGTGGCGTAAATTTGCTTGGCCACGGGAAAAAAAAAACCCTTACTTTAAAATTAATTGGTAAAAAATGCTATGTCACGGGAAAAATATATCCGTGGCAAATAATTGTTTTTAGTCACGAATTAAGTTACACCCGTggctaataaatgtgtttagccACGAATTAAGTCACGACCGTGGCTAATAATTTTTTTTAGCCACACCGTCGTGGCTAATTAGGATTTTTTCCCACGAGTATATTACACCGTGACTATTTACGGGTCTTAGCCACGCACTGCCGTGGCTAATAATTTTGCTATGATAACATATAATAGTACAAAACCATTCAAATTGGTTAAGTTATTAATTAGTGTTATATTTGTCACACATACATTTTAATGATCGAATTAAATCCTTAATATCAAAGTGCCTATTTTTATTTGAATATATTATTAATTGTTACATTTTATTGTGAATGGGTCACAATTATTCTGTTTTAATTTTAAGACGGAAAATGACCGATTTAAGGGAGGCTTATTAACAAACGCATcctccttaaactaaaagaataagtcaattaaaacattttCCCGCTCAAATTTTCTAGCCTGGGAACAAACTATTATTATGTAGAATTAGGCCCGTACAAGGTTAATTGGTTATATCATCTTTAGAATCTTCCGATACTAAAAGGGGTGAGATAAATTGGTGTACCCTTAGAAGTATTCAATGGCAACATTAATTTTTTTATAAGGTCTTAAACATAAAAGTAGGTTTTTTGTTAGGTCTTATATGTAAAAGTTGTATTTGATAAATGTCAATCATATACAATCTTCTTTTACAAAAAAATATAGGGTACATTTTTTTAACACAAATTATAGGTACaccaattctcattgaagacggacacttttcgtcacaagctgaagacgggctAAATGTCACCATTTTAACGACAAAATGTGACCAATTTAATGACAAATTATTATAGCTTAGGAAATTGTTCTGTAACTTTTTAattaaaatggttacatttttgTCTTAAATGGGTCGCATTTTGCCCCGTCTTCATCTTGTGACGAAATGGACCTGTCAGAAGGAAGACGCTTTATTATAGGTAAGACGGTTTTATATTGTGAGATAGATCATTTTTATTAAAAATTATTCACATAATGCTAGTAAGTGAGTTGTTTTTTTACGCATTGAAATCATCCCATAGTATAAGACCGTCTCAGAcaataatatttttttaattattaaaatcCATATACATGACAATCTAAAATTATCACGGGACCTACAAAAGTTAGTAAAACGCTAATAACATTAACGTACCGCCAAATTCTTATACCATGTTTTTCGGTAGACAACTCTACCACGTTCATATCGATCAATATTTTGCCAAAAACAAAGAAGTACCAAATTAATCAAAAACCTAAAAACGTATTACTGTGAAACCATTCATCTTCTTTGGATTTGCTTTGGCTGCATCCTTCTACGCACTGTGCTCACGTCGAATCTACGGGACACTAGTAAGTCGTCTTATTTACCGTAttcaattaaaattatgtttcaATTATAATTTGTGGATTGTTTTTTGCGAATTGTGAATTGTTTTTCTGTGAATTATGGATTCCATATTGCTTATTCTAAATTGATAATTGTGAATTGAAATTTTGGGGATTGGGGATTGCAAATTATGGATATTAAATTATTTAGTTGTTTTACAGTTCATTTGGTTGTTACGTACAATTTGTAGGGCACAAAGAGTGAGAATCGCGCCAGTCATACTTCAGTCTGCGTATGAGTACAAATCGTGTTAAACTCATCACGACTTAGGAtgatgaaaatgcaaaaaaatctgGAGCAGAATTCTTCCATTATAATATCCCTTCCTATATTTCACCcgtcctaatcatttgtttacttttgattaaaacATCCCTCCGTCCCAATCTAAATTTTTGTTAACAGCCAAGACGTGTTACTTAGACCATATTTTTTCCAACATTCAAAACTAGATTAAACTAAACTGAATTTAGCTACCTTTAAGCTTGTTCATTCAACAACTCTTAGACGAATCAATGTAACATTAAAAGCAAAAGAACAAGCTTTGGACACCCTTTAATACCACCTCTTAATACTATTCCGGGTATACTTGGCCTTCGTATTTTATATATCATTGCAAAATAATTTTCGACATCCATTTTATGCTCAACTTTACAATTATGCCATGCCCTATAATTAATTTCGTGGTTTTTAAcgttttttatttcgtttttttagtAAAAtggaattttattttatttttttatatcttAGTTACTCGTCTTCTACACTCATGGATACAACGGATGctttcaagagaagattagaatGGATGGGATGCAATGATAGGACTAGTGAGTTGTATATAAATGGAGTTAAAGAGTTTCTTGATTTTGCATTCGCTAATTCACCTTCAGCTAGTGATACTAATGATGAGGAACCTACTGTCCCTTGTCCTTGTTATACATGCAATAACAAACACCATAAGAAAAGAGAAAATATATTTGATGATCTAATGCTAAATGGAATAGTTCGTGGATATGTTCGTTGGGTTTATCACGGTGAATATAAAACTCCACTCAAACGATGTAGAGGTGAATTAGAAGAGAGTAGTAATGATCATATCTTTGCTATGATTCATGAATCTCGTGAACCTATATCAATGATCGGTGAAATAAACGAGGGTGCTGAATTTACAAATGATGCTTCTTTCGAAGAAGATACTCGTAGAAAAGATGTTAATGAAGAAAAAATTATTGAAAAATTGATTAATGATGCGCAATGTACCTCTCTCGTATCCCGGTGTGAAGATCATTCAAAGTTGTCATTTATTTTGAAATTGTTCCAAACTAAATGTATGGATGGGATGACAAATAAAGCTTTTTCTAGTATGCATCAAATGTTCAAGAATGTATTGCCTACGGGAGCAGATATTCCTTCGTCATATTATGAAGCACGAAAAATGATTACTGATTTGGGATTTGATTATGAAAAAATAGAAGCTTGTGAAAATGattgtatgctattttggaaggAGAATATATATCTTGAAAAGTGCAAAGTATGTAATAAAGTGCGTGATAAAATCTCCCCAAATGTACTACGATATTTTCCAATAACTCCTAGATTACAAAGGCTGTTCATGTCAACTAAAACCTCTGAAGATATGAGATGGCATTCGAAATGTAAAACTGATGATGGAGTTCTTAGACATCCTAGTGATAGTGAAGCATGGAAGCATTTTGATAAGTTGTATCCTTCATTTGCCAAAGACCCTAGAAATGTAAGACTAGGCTAGTGATAGTGAAGCATGGGTTTAACCCTTTCGGCGGCCTTAGAAGTGACTACAGTATATGGCCAGTCGTAATTGTTATATATAACCTCCCGCCATGGATGTGCATGAAACAACCTTATTCAATTCTATCTTTGTTAATCCCTGGGAAGAGTGGCCCCGGCAATAATATCGATGTATACTTGCAGCCTTTAGTTGAAGAATTAAAGCAACTATGGGATGTTGGATCTATAACTTTTGATGCTTCTACTCGTGAATATTTCAATATGCATGCTGCATTTATGTGGACTATCAATGACTTTCCTGCTTACGCAAACTTGTCTGGATGGTCTACAAAAGATTATAAGGCATGTCCTTGTTGTATGAATGACAAAAACTCGATGCGATTGCCTAATTGTTCAAAGATATGTTACATGGATCATCGTTGTTTTCTATCTAGTGATCATAAATGGAGGGATAGTAAAACTTTTAATGGCAAACCGGAGAGAAGAGACCCTCCAGCACCACTATCAGGTCATGATATTCTATCTCATCTTCACGATTTTAAAGACATGAAGTTTGGAAAAACTGTTACTCACCCAAAGAGAGGTGATAATTGGAAAAAGAAGAGCATATTTTTTGACTTGCCATACTGGAGTAGCTTATTGCTTCGCCACAATCTGGATGTTATGCATATTGAAAAAAATGTGTGTGACAATATTCTTGGCACGTTACTTGACATTGAAGGAAAAACCAAAGATAGCATAAAAGCAAGACATGATTTGAAATTGTTGAAGATTATGAAACATCTAGCTCCTAAGCTTATAAATGGGAAATGACATATCCCACCAGCGCCTTATACCTTATCTAAAAGTCAGAAGGATAAGGTGTTTAAATTTTTGGAAGGCTTAAAAGTTCCAGATGGGTACTCTTCTAACATCTCCAAATGCATAAATTTAGACAAACGTAAGATATTGGGGCTCAAATCTCACGATTGTCATGTAATTTTGGAGCAGTTATTGCCATTTTCTATCCGTGGAGTGTCACAACCTAAAGTATATGAGGTGATTGCTAAAATTAGCATATTTTTTAAGGAGTTATGTTCAAGAACATTAAATCTAGAGGTCTTAGATCGCATTCAAGATAGAATCATTCTTACATTGTGTGAGATGGAAAAAatatttcttccttctttttttgATATTATGGTGCATCTATGTGTTCACCTTCCTGCGGAAGCAAAAATCGCTGGACCTGTGCAATATCGTTGGATGTATCCAGTAGAGAGGTACTATATAGTGTTTTACAACACTACTAAATTAATTTTAATATAATAACTAGCTATAGACTAACATGCTTACTAATATTTTATAGGCTTCTACGCAAGTTTAAGTGCTATGTACGTAATAGGAATAGACCAGAAGGTTCGATTGCAGAAGGATATATTATTGAATAATGCATGAATTTTTGTTCGAAGTACCTGAGTGAAATTGAGACAAAATTTAACCAGTACGAAAGAAATGCAGATAAGCAAATTGAAGGTTATAAGGGTCTAGCAATATTCAAACCTTTAGGCTCGCCTTTAGGAAAACCAAAAACACGGTTGCTTACTGATATTGAAGTAACACAAGCTCATGAATATGTGCTTAGGAATTGTGAGGAAGCTCAAACATATATAAGGTACTCAGTGGTCATTTAACAATTTTAGCTCATTTTAGAATTATATCAACTatctatattattatttttaattttcaTTCTTTAACTAGTGAATACACAGAAGGCTTGTTTGACGATTGTCTATCTATGTGGTTCCAAGATCgggtaagttttttttttttagaaaacttCATATAATagtattaatttaattatattttttttaaacacTTAAAAGATATATTTTTAATAAACCATTTATTGTAACTAGATTTCATGCTTATTCGAGGAAGGAGATGGTCAAGTGCTTCAAGATTTAAAAACTTTGTCGTTAGGTCCTTTCAAAGGTGTTCAGTATTTCAGGGGTTTTTTAGCAAATGGTTTTAGATTTCATACAAGAGATGTTGAAACAAAGAGGAGAAATCAAAATAGTGGAGTAATGGTAAAGGGGGTTGGACATGATTATTATGGAGTTCTGACAGATATAATTTGTCTACGATATTTGGATGGAAATCGTGTTGTATTGTTTCGCTGTGATTTGTGGGATGTTCATAGTCCCGGCAAAGGTGTCAAGGTTGACAAATTTGGTTTTGTTAGCATTAATTCTAAAAAGAGGTTACATATAACGGAGCCTTTCGTGCTTATGTCCCAAGCTGAACAAGTTTTTTATGTTAAAGATGGGATTGACCCAAATTGGCTTATGGTTATCAAGACTCATCCAAGACACCATTATGATATTCTAGAAAAAGAGCAATGTGAAAATGATGGGGATGCTTTGCAACAAAGTCATCCAGGATCCACATATGATGAGTTTTTAGCTACACTAAGTGTTGATTATATTGATACAACATCAGAACTTATAAGAGATGACATGGAAGATACTGTTGTTGATTCAACGAACCAAAATCAACCCAAGGAACTAAATGTCATAGGAACTGAAAACGATAACATTGATGAAAGCTCTGATGACGATGAAGATTTTAGTGATATTGATCGTGATGAAGAGGTCGACGAAGATTTTGATATAGCTTGATATTTATATGCTTAATTTGAGACATTTGTGTTGTGTTGAGTTCGCACTGTGGTTATTATACATGGACAtgtttccctttctttttttaaatGAATGCTTTTGTGCTAAAGTcgcttattatattattattcttTAACATGGGTTATTTTGATAGCTTCTAAATGTCAAAGACAGGAAAAACGAAGACACGGGCAGATATGCCTCCAACTTCAATGAACAAATATGAAAGAGACAGGCTCTTGAATATTGAAGCCAACAAGAAAAAAATGGAATCGTTGAATATCAAGCGCATTGCTGCATCCATGACTAGTTTAGTTGATTCTACAAATCAGAAAAAGAAGAAaggtaaaaaaagaaaaattgcAGATGAAGACGAAGATTACACAACAGAGTTTGGTGAGGATGTCCAGCATTCAGATAAAGAATGTGAGAATGGGGCAGATATTGTAACTAAAACGAAGGTATGATTTTATAATTTAGGATGTATATATTCtactttttttttggtggaatgttaaATTCTTATATTATATTATCGTGACATTACAAGCACCAATTTTACAAACTTCTTCAAGGCCTGAACCTATCCTAATTACATGCTTTAGCCCTAACACGAATACCTACCTGCTGCTTAACCTGCTGCAATATTACATTGGGATGAGTAAGCACATTGTCAAAATGACACCTGTTTCTAGCCAACCAAATCCGATAGATAAGAGCTGTATCACTTGCAAAGATCACATGCCTCTTAATCAAAGACCTTACTCTCAACTTCCTGCACCACTCCATACACAGCTGATAAGGGAGCGGACAATTTAACCAACCATTCAGCATCTGTAAACACCTCTTGCTGAAATCACATTCAAAGAACAAGAGATTCTGTGTTTCCATAGCCACTCCACACATCTCACAGTCAGTATCTCCAAAGCCACCAAAATGTCTCAGTCTATCCTTGGTATATAATCTCTTCAGCATAAACAACCAGACTATAAACGCATGCTTGGGAGCATTCAGTCTGTTCCACACAATATTATACCACCATACCTTATCATGTCTATCCATTAACCAATGATAACCAGCTGCAGGAGTGTACACTCCATTATTTGTACTCCAAACTCCATTAGCATACCCCTGCACTATTTTGTCCTTAGTCTTACAAATTTGTCGCCATGTCCAAGTAGTGTTCACAGTAGGCTTATAACTGGTCCAATCTTGCtgtttaatataaacataaattataTAATAATTGCCTTTATTTTATAAATGAAGCAGAAgaaagctgaaacaaaagacaaagCAAGAGAAGCCAATTCATTCCACCATTGTCGCTTGCCAATTTtctcaaaatgaacaataaacaGCGACGTGAAGTGATGGGGAATGAGGCACTTCAATCAGTTTCCTCGGCTTTAAAAGTCGTCCAACAAGGTAGTTTCTTAACTTAATGTTTGCTTGaagttatacattaaatttaacTAATACTGACCGTTAAAAGAATGTCTTTGTACAGACTATCGATAGTCGGAACATATTGGTCTTAACCAGGACATTAACCAGGACGTTGATTCAGATGATTCAGATGGTACATGATACAAGAAGCTAAAACTTGTACTACTTTGAAATATATCGTTTATTTTCTTAATGCTTTTCTACATGAAACAGATATTAATAACGAAGAATTTAATCAATTTATGGCTATGGAAAGAGGTACTAACAAATTTCAAATATATTTTTGCTTTTCATTGAATTAAATACTCATTATTAAATTGATGAAAATTTTTATGTTCTAATTTATTAGAGGATGATGAATGCCAATACGATACTGATGATGAGTTTATCCAAATGGACAAAGGTATTTAATTTAACTTGCTTCTATAATATTCAGGCTACGGGTTTGGTggtttacgtgtttaattaactacaCATTTTTTATTTGACTGAAATATACTTTCATTATCTTTGAATTTTCCTTCATTAACAATTTGTGTATATATTTTTTATTTATCGGACCTTAACAGCTAACTTAGATGTCTAATGAATTATTTTTTATACACTATTTGTACATATAGAAACAGAACAAACACCCCAGGAAGAACAAGGTGAAGGGGAGTCTGATGAACATGACATGGATGAAGATGCGATTTGGGATAAGGAAGTTGAAGGTCAATTAAGTGGACCAAAAGAAATCATTCATATGGACAATGAAAACATTACTTCTGGTATTGGCAAAAAATTTTCTTTCAGATGACTATGTTAGCCTAACATATAAAGTTGGAGATAAAATGAATTCTGTATATTCTTGTTATTTGAAATAGTCTGACATTTTGTTTTCTACCACTGGAAACAATCATCTTATGTAGGTAATGTAAAAAAAACAAGAGGGCCTGTGTATTGTAGAAAACTTACCGCGTTAGCTCCTGGGGAAAAGATTTTCGTAGAGTTTGATGACGATGGCAATCCAATTGGTAAGTATGCGACAACGTATGCTTACTTCCTCGGCGATCAAATCAGCAATCGAACCGTATGTCCCGTGCAAGTCGATGGATGGGATGATTTCAAAACAGAGACACTCGATCATTTATGGAGATGCGTTTTGGTAATATTGTTTAAATTAATCGTTTTTATTATTGCTAAAATATTCTTTTTTTCCTAAAATTCTATATTCTGATATACTTTAGGAGATATGTGACTTTGACAATCCTGAGTTAAGAAGAGAAGCTGTAATGAAGCATGCGAGGAGCTTGTTTAGGGGCAGAAGGTATAAGTTGAAGCAAAAATATATAGTTGAACCAAAACTTACTACAAAGGAGGAGCAATTGAATAATAGGCCCAAAGACATGCTAAAAGCAGATTGGAAATACTTGGTTGAGCTCTGGCGAAGTCCTAAATTTCAGGTATTGttgtatataatttttttttttacttgttgGTTGTTATAAATTTCATTTACTCATATATATTTTCATCAGTTACATAGGTCAGACAATTCAATTAAAGATGATTATCGAACTTATTTTATATACTTCTAATAGATTATATACGTTACTAAATCATCAGGTTAATGTGtgttaatttatttttgtttcaGGAGAAAAGTAACAAAGCTAAGCATAGCAGGTCATTTCAAAAAATGCCTCACTATACTGGGTCCAAAAGTCATGCTCGCGTTAGAGAAGATATTGTAAGTTTGTATTTAAGACACAAAAGGTGTTATAAGTATCACATAACGTAATTTATCTTTGTGCAATTTGTGTTTTTTTAGCTTACATTTAACGAAAATGACCGTGATTGATTTGTTTGATTGTAATTGCAGAAGCAAAGAAAAGGAACTTGTTCTCGAGTTGATGTATTGCTAGAAACTCGTAAAAGGAAATCAAGTAATCCGGTCAATATTGCTAATTTAGATTATAACACGACAAAAATTGTAAGGATTTGATATTTTGTGATCTttcaattattattttttttgaaatgcTCACTTTTATATATGTTAATTATTTTCAACGATTTATGTAGGAAGAGATAaacaaaaagaagaaagaaagagaagaagGAATTCATAAAAAGATAGACGACGAAATTCTTATGGAAGTTCTTGGGCC is a genomic window containing:
- the LOC141633214 gene encoding uncharacterized protein LOC141633214, whose product is MAMEREDDECQYDTDDEFIQMDKETEQTPQEEQGEGESDEHDMDEDAIWDKEVEGQLSGPKEIIHMDNENITSGNVKKTRGPVYCRKLTALAPGEKIFVEFDDDGNPIGKYATTYAYFLGDQISNRTVCPVQVDGWDDFKTETLDHLWRCVLEICDFDNPELRREAVMKHARSLFRGRRYKLKQKYIVEPKLTTKEEQLNNRPKDMLKADWKYLVELWRSPKFQEKSNKAKHSRSFQKMPHYTGSKSHARVREDIKQRKGTCSRVDVLLETRKRKSSNPVNIANLDYNTTKIEEINKKKKEREEGIHKKIDDEILMEVLGPEKHGYLRCYGRGKNITQCFGVKPSRIDLVKEVVEVRRTTQDVMEQARNEIQRARQEVEDIRKEAEAAKKEAEAKVDEKIATNNEMWQKKLENLLKSYGIRPSH